A genomic stretch from Pseudobacteriovorax antillogorgiicola includes:
- a CDS encoding S8 family peptidase has protein sequence MKYTLRVGLALGTLAVGMFLYLKLDRELPSTGQNNKISEIAAEETISSENPVSPTSFAESGFNRFVTESSEEPRIQPVRIEQANGSRKVEVRKPTSPKPRFASLKDKHLAYLRDSEVLESKEGFDRDGNPTRATLVRANHKSFQNFIIRDTLSADKTEVKQSYVYIANHLLVQFKDTIADDDIREFEVKHGIKKSKNLLQENTYLFEYQDLGLAKQDRLEEETAIDPLVAYSTGNSLSYSTRVPNDTLYNTLWGLANNGQDPIGDTPFTPDMDIQADAAWENLTDCSNTIVAVLDTGIDPNHPDLKDNVLPGLSRDYSSANIDDFIDRQAHGTHVAGTIGALGDNQLGITGVCWKAQIIAVKVLGDEGFGTSEMIINGLTYVSQTNAKLMNLSLGGGPPSQLEVNAIATNTSAGKLLVIAAGNENNDNDLQPAYPASYEDPGIISVAALHGGGDLAVFSNFGQTSVDIAAPGQDIVSTIPTSLAPSPNEAYAPLSGTSMASPHVAGAVALFWSYAPDLTAQEVKAELLASSVTGNFSKAVNNSRSMDLNAFMDAVKAKATIQEVGDVIRPTRGSTFSLSLQTEEKYAPIQKIEIFHDEELIGESSGGATSIDIDVPLGFAEAEVFARVTDTQGRQFESQLIALDIDLNKDLTFGDVNALSLAGSASCKLVRVDGDGQEEVLYQASVSDKRSCQKLCDIVGPLVFSTKSEIQCSQGSTVIYQGKN, from the coding sequence ATGAAATACACCTTACGGGTAGGGCTGGCGTTGGGAACGCTTGCCGTTGGTATGTTTCTTTATTTAAAACTGGATCGAGAGCTTCCATCTACAGGACAAAATAATAAAATTAGTGAGATAGCAGCAGAGGAAACCATTTCTTCTGAAAATCCAGTGTCGCCTACGAGTTTTGCTGAGTCTGGCTTCAATCGCTTCGTGACTGAAAGCTCTGAAGAGCCTCGCATTCAGCCGGTACGGATAGAACAAGCGAACGGATCTCGGAAAGTAGAAGTACGAAAGCCTACGTCCCCAAAGCCGCGTTTTGCGTCTCTTAAAGATAAGCATCTAGCCTATCTTCGCGATAGCGAAGTATTGGAAAGCAAAGAAGGTTTTGATCGAGACGGCAACCCAACGCGAGCAACCCTGGTGCGAGCGAATCATAAATCATTTCAAAACTTCATCATCCGCGATACGCTTTCCGCGGATAAGACTGAAGTCAAGCAGTCCTACGTCTACATTGCAAATCATCTTTTGGTTCAATTCAAGGACACCATTGCAGATGATGACATTCGTGAATTTGAAGTGAAGCACGGCATAAAGAAGTCGAAGAATTTGCTTCAAGAGAACACCTATCTTTTTGAATACCAGGATTTGGGCTTAGCGAAGCAGGACCGGTTGGAAGAAGAAACAGCCATAGACCCTCTCGTCGCATACAGTACGGGAAACTCCCTAAGCTACTCGACGCGAGTCCCCAATGATACCCTTTACAACACTTTATGGGGCCTTGCGAATAATGGTCAGGACCCTATCGGTGATACCCCTTTTACACCGGATATGGACATTCAAGCTGATGCTGCCTGGGAAAATCTAACGGATTGTTCGAATACAATCGTGGCAGTGCTTGACACGGGAATTGATCCCAATCACCCCGATCTCAAAGATAATGTTCTGCCAGGTCTGAGTCGGGACTACTCGTCGGCAAATATTGATGACTTCATCGATCGTCAGGCGCACGGAACCCACGTAGCCGGTACGATCGGAGCGTTGGGTGACAACCAGTTAGGTATCACCGGAGTTTGTTGGAAGGCTCAAATCATCGCCGTAAAAGTCCTTGGTGACGAAGGCTTTGGAACGTCTGAGATGATTATTAACGGCTTAACGTATGTATCCCAAACTAATGCTAAGCTTATGAATTTGTCGTTGGGGGGAGGTCCTCCTAGTCAGCTCGAAGTTAACGCAATTGCGACTAACACCAGCGCAGGTAAGTTGCTGGTGATCGCTGCAGGAAATGAGAACAATGACAATGATCTTCAACCGGCTTATCCAGCATCGTATGAAGATCCGGGAATCATTTCAGTGGCAGCTCTCCATGGAGGAGGCGACCTAGCTGTATTTTCTAACTTTGGTCAGACCTCCGTCGATATCGCTGCACCAGGTCAAGACATTGTCTCTACGATTCCAACATCGTTAGCGCCAAGCCCGAACGAGGCGTATGCACCCCTAAGCGGGACATCGATGGCCTCGCCCCATGTGGCTGGTGCAGTCGCCTTGTTTTGGTCTTATGCCCCAGATTTAACAGCTCAAGAAGTGAAGGCTGAGTTGCTAGCCAGTTCCGTGACAGGAAACTTCTCAAAGGCTGTGAATAATTCAAGATCGATGGATCTCAATGCCTTCATGGATGCAGTTAAGGCTAAGGCTACGATTCAAGAGGTTGGCGATGTGATTCGACCGACACGGGGTAGCACTTTCAGTTTGAGTCTACAAACCGAAGAGAAATATGCGCCAATTCAAAAAATCGAAATTTTCCATGACGAAGAGCTTATCGGAGAGTCTTCCGGTGGCGCGACATCCATCGATATCGATGTGCCATTAGGCTTTGCTGAGGCAGAGGTATTCGCACGAGTTACGGATACTCAGGGGCGACAGTTTGAATCGCAGTTAATTGCCTTAGACATAGATCTAAACAAAGATCTTACGTTTGGCGATGTCAATGCCTTATCGCTTGCTGGAAGCGCGAGTTGTAAGTTGGTGAGAGTTGATGGCGATGGACAAGAGGAGGTCTTATACCAAGCTAGTGTTAGCGATAAACGAAGTTGTCAGAAACTTTGTGATATTGTAGGGCCACTGGTGTTCTCAACAAAGTCAGAAATTCAGTGCAGCCAGGGTAGTACCGTCATCTATCAGGGAAAGAATTAG
- a CDS encoding lysophospholipid acyltransferase family protein encodes MKTVKRWLLLRISFFLCWLFHKSYRYELVQSYNFDRAKALTSKQNYAIASWHNNCFAGILSHAKHKICLLVSRSFDGEFVAFLARMIGMTSVRGSSSRGGKEALKGLIDEVNKGWSAAITVDGPRGPVKVVKSGIITLASRTGTPIQPLCTVGEKQWVLHKSWDQFRIPKPFSRVAVVYGEPLMVPRDLNDQEFESVRRQVHESLEDLERVADDYFAASQKQPVPAKQQSA; translated from the coding sequence CAAGAGCTATCGCTATGAACTTGTCCAAAGCTATAATTTCGATCGAGCGAAGGCCTTAACCTCGAAGCAGAACTACGCGATTGCCTCCTGGCACAACAACTGCTTCGCTGGGATTCTTTCTCACGCTAAGCATAAGATCTGTCTTCTTGTGAGCCGCTCCTTCGATGGAGAATTCGTCGCTTTCCTGGCTCGAATGATAGGCATGACAAGCGTTCGAGGTTCATCCTCTCGGGGAGGAAAAGAAGCTTTGAAGGGTCTTATTGATGAAGTTAATAAGGGCTGGTCTGCGGCCATCACAGTTGATGGACCCCGTGGCCCTGTGAAAGTCGTCAAGTCAGGAATTATCACCCTTGCATCCCGAACGGGAACCCCGATTCAGCCTCTTTGCACCGTGGGTGAAAAACAATGGGTCTTGCACAAGAGCTGGGATCAGTTCCGTATTCCAAAACCATTTAGTAGGGTGGCAGTAGTCTATGGCGAGCCTTTGATGGTACCTCGGGATCTTAACGATCAAGAGTTCGAATCTGTAAGAAGGCAGGTTCATGAGTCTTTGGAAGATCTCGAAAGAGTGGCTGATGATTATTTTGCTGCGAGCCAAAAGCAGCCAGTCCCCGCTAAGCAACAGAGTGCTTAG